In Isoptericola jiangsuensis, the following proteins share a genomic window:
- a CDS encoding AfsR/SARP family transcriptional regulator: MTGPSEPAGWTTAWSLRLLGGWSLEQRGVPVPLHGRERRLLAVLALRGQVPRTALAGELWPDSPGARAHLSLRTAVHQLRHGAPGLLQGTPEHLSLDPAVVTDVGLLCRCTRGGVDPSAVRAPVAVLASGALLPEWDDQWLAAPREHVEQHRLAGLESEAARRLDRGDPGTAAELAALAVAIDPLRETAHYLLVRALLATGNRARAILAYRGLATTLGDELGVSPSLSYDAVVAGGARRPPSPRPVAAARARPTPRARVRPGR, encoded by the coding sequence ATGACCGGCCCGTCCGAACCTGCGGGGTGGACCACCGCGTGGAGCCTGCGGCTCCTGGGCGGGTGGTCGCTGGAGCAGCGGGGCGTGCCCGTGCCCCTGCACGGACGGGAGCGTCGGCTCCTGGCCGTCCTCGCCCTGCGGGGGCAGGTGCCCCGCACGGCGCTCGCCGGCGAGCTGTGGCCCGACAGCCCCGGGGCGCGGGCCCACCTGAGCCTGCGCACGGCGGTGCACCAGCTCCGGCACGGGGCTCCCGGGCTCCTGCAGGGCACGCCCGAGCACCTGAGCCTCGACCCCGCGGTCGTGACGGACGTCGGGCTGCTCTGCCGGTGCACCCGCGGTGGCGTCGACCCGTCGGCCGTGCGGGCGCCGGTCGCGGTGCTCGCCAGCGGCGCCCTGCTGCCGGAGTGGGACGACCAGTGGCTCGCGGCGCCGCGGGAGCACGTCGAGCAGCATCGCCTCGCGGGGCTCGAGAGCGAGGCCGCGCGGCGTCTCGACCGGGGGGACCCGGGGACGGCGGCGGAGCTCGCCGCGCTCGCCGTCGCGATCGACCCGTTGCGGGAGACCGCCCACTACCTGCTGGTGCGGGCGCTGCTGGCCACGGGCAACCGGGCGCGGGCGATCCTGGCGTACCGGGGCCTGGCGACGACGCTCGGCGACGAGCTGGGCGTGTCGCCGTCGCTCTCGTACGACGCGGTCGTGGCGGGCGGCGCCCGCCGACCACCCTCTCCTAGACCTGTCGCAGCGGCACGCGCACGCCCGACGCCCCGTGCGCGGGTTCGACCGGGACGCTGA
- a CDS encoding Na+/H+ antiporter subunit E yields the protein MIAARRTFWRRLRHTLGQWPALLFLTLVWVLLWGDLSWANVLGGGLLALVVLVVFPLPSVQARGRFRPWPFVVLVGRFLTDLVVASFQVAFLALRPGYRPAGAVVQVRLRNPDDLFLTATAVLSTLVPGTLVLETRRRTGLVFLHVLDVDRAGGPDAVRADIRRLEARVLRAFAPDDVLERCGLGPGAVPDDTAEQSTTDRGGDR from the coding sequence GTGATCGCCGCCCGCCGCACGTTCTGGCGCCGGCTGCGCCACACGCTCGGGCAGTGGCCCGCCCTGCTGTTCCTCACGCTCGTGTGGGTGCTGCTGTGGGGCGACCTGTCCTGGGCGAACGTCCTCGGGGGCGGCCTGCTCGCCCTCGTCGTGCTGGTCGTGTTCCCGCTGCCGTCCGTCCAGGCGCGGGGCCGGTTCCGCCCGTGGCCGTTCGTCGTGCTGGTGGGCCGGTTCCTCACCGACCTCGTCGTCGCGTCGTTCCAGGTCGCGTTCCTCGCGCTGCGGCCCGGGTACCGGCCCGCCGGTGCGGTGGTGCAGGTGCGGCTCCGCAACCCGGACGACCTGTTCCTCACCGCCACGGCCGTGCTGTCCACCCTGGTGCCCGGCACGCTCGTCCTGGAGACGCGGCGCCGCACCGGCCTGGTGTTCCTGCACGTGCTCGACGTCGACCGGGCGGGCGGCCCCGACGCCGTCCGCGCCGACATCCGGCGGCTCGAGGCGCGCGTGCTGCGCGCGTTCGCCCCCGACGACGTCCTGGAACGGTGCGGGCTCGGCCCGGGCGCCGTCCCGGACGACACGGCGGAGCAGTCCACGACCGACCGGGGAGGGGACCGATGA
- a CDS encoding monovalent cation/H+ antiporter complex subunit F yields the protein MIVVYVVAAALVAVAALLALVRVERGPSMLDRSLGLDLLASTLVGVIAIEAAWNRRTETIPILVALSLVGFVGSVVIARFAAREPEGEEKTHDPDETDDPLEEP from the coding sequence ATGATCGTCGTCTACGTCGTCGCCGCGGCGCTCGTCGCCGTGGCCGCGCTGCTCGCCCTCGTGCGCGTCGAGCGGGGGCCGTCGATGCTCGACCGCTCGCTCGGCCTCGACCTGCTCGCGTCGACGCTCGTCGGCGTCATCGCCATCGAGGCGGCGTGGAACCGGCGCACCGAGACCATCCCGATCCTCGTCGCGCTCTCCCTCGTCGGGTTCGTGGGGTCGGTCGTCATCGCCCGGTTCGCGGCCCGCGAGCCCGAGGGCGAGGAGAAGACGCACGACCCGGACGAGACCGACGACCCGCTGGAGGAGCCATGA
- the mnhG gene encoding monovalent cation/H(+) antiporter subunit G has translation MTAVDPGFWTTAADVAAAVCLLAGAFLTAAAAVGTLRFDSLVGRLHAVTKPQVLGLILLLLALALRIRSWSAVSMLALVIVFQLATAPVAAHLLSRAGFRTGKVDESLFVPNEMGPSDGDHEDHVDPQGPGATRP, from the coding sequence ATGACCGCCGTCGACCCCGGCTTCTGGACGACCGCCGCCGACGTCGCGGCCGCGGTCTGCCTCCTCGCGGGCGCGTTCCTCACCGCGGCAGCCGCCGTCGGCACGCTGCGCTTCGACTCCCTGGTGGGCCGCCTGCACGCCGTGACGAAGCCGCAGGTGCTGGGACTGATCCTGCTCCTGCTCGCCCTGGCGCTGCGGATCCGCAGCTGGTCCGCGGTGTCGATGCTCGCCCTGGTGATCGTGTTCCAGCTCGCCACGGCCCCCGTCGCCGCGCACCTGCTGAGCCGGGCGGGGTTCCGCACCGGCAAGGTCGACGAATCCTTGTTCGTGCCGAACGAGATGGGGCCGTCGGACGGCGACCACGAGGACCACGTGGACCCGCAGGGCCCGGGCGCCACCCGTCCCTGA
- a CDS encoding sensor histidine kinase, producing MHQDTAGTGSRWRRWSDDGPRRDLVDAVVILALGALLLAVGLVDVTPDDLRPLGAPPAGGHLVLLAVGCVLVALKRRAPLVALAAGTALVVLDLAWGGSLALLLVGWDLLFAATLWVSPRARTVLWTLAGTVCVVGAVLAAEATRDLRVLVYAAIQLGALLLVPMWWADNVRQKTALADAERERAEAAARTAALERRRAADAARLAAADRHEAVQAERAAMARDLHDVIAGHLSTIAIHAGGALAARPDPVRDRGALEQVRVSAVESLTEMRAMIELLRADAPAEPVTAPGRLAGLHRLVAQAAGAGADVALDVDPGALDPPSSAAVEQAVHRIAQEALTNAAKHAPGQPVAVRLDAPDGGLVLRVRNPLAPGPVPPADPLLRAGTGLVTMAERAEALGGSFRAGPRDGTWHVRAALPRPAAADARTVPGGEDVRPARPAEDHA from the coding sequence ATGCACCAGGACACCGCAGGCACCGGCTCGCGGTGGCGTCGCTGGTCCGACGACGGGCCCCGGCGGGACCTCGTCGACGCCGTCGTCATCCTCGCGCTCGGGGCACTGCTGCTGGCCGTCGGCCTGGTCGACGTCACCCCCGACGACCTGCGCCCGCTCGGGGCGCCACCCGCCGGGGGGCACCTGGTGCTGCTCGCCGTCGGGTGCGTGCTGGTCGCCCTCAAGCGGCGCGCGCCGCTGGTGGCCCTGGCCGCCGGGACGGCGCTCGTCGTGCTCGACCTGGCGTGGGGCGGCAGCCTCGCGCTGCTGCTCGTCGGGTGGGACCTGCTGTTCGCCGCCACCCTGTGGGTGTCCCCGCGTGCCCGCACCGTCCTGTGGACGCTCGCGGGCACCGTCTGCGTCGTGGGCGCCGTCCTCGCCGCCGAGGCGACCCGCGACCTGCGGGTCCTCGTCTACGCCGCGATCCAGCTCGGCGCCCTCCTGCTCGTCCCGATGTGGTGGGCCGACAACGTCCGCCAGAAGACGGCGCTGGCCGACGCCGAGCGGGAGCGCGCCGAGGCCGCCGCCCGCACCGCCGCCCTCGAACGGCGCCGCGCCGCCGACGCGGCCCGCCTCGCCGCGGCCGACCGCCACGAGGCGGTGCAGGCCGAGCGGGCGGCCATGGCGCGCGACCTGCACGACGTCATCGCCGGGCACCTGTCCACGATCGCGATCCACGCCGGCGGGGCGCTGGCCGCGCGACCCGACCCGGTGCGGGACCGCGGTGCACTGGAGCAGGTGCGGGTCAGCGCCGTGGAGTCGCTCACCGAGATGCGCGCCATGATCGAGCTGCTGCGTGCCGACGCCCCGGCCGAGCCCGTGACGGCCCCGGGACGCCTGGCCGGGCTGCACCGGCTGGTGGCGCAGGCGGCCGGCGCGGGCGCCGACGTGGCGCTCGACGTCGACCCGGGCGCCCTGGACCCGCCGTCGTCGGCCGCCGTCGAGCAGGCGGTGCACCGGATCGCGCAGGAGGCGCTGACGAACGCCGCGAAGCACGCGCCGGGTCAGCCCGTCGCGGTGCGGCTCGACGCGCCGGACGGCGGGCTCGTGCTGCGGGTGCGCAACCCGCTGGCACCGGGTCCGGTGCCGCCCGCCGACCCGCTGCTGCGCGCCGGGACCGGCCTGGTCACGATGGCCGAGCGCGCCGAGGCGCTGGGTGGCTCGTTCCGCGCGGGGCCGCGGGACGGCACCTGGCACGTGCGCGCCGCGCTCCCCCGCCCCGCCGCCGCGGATGCGCGGACGGTGCCCGGCGGCGAGGACGTCCGCCCCGCCCGGCCGGCCGAGGACCACGCATGA
- a CDS encoding Na+/H+ antiporter subunit A yields the protein MLQLLMLVFLLALAAPALVAWLGRHAFWVLALGPAAAAGYALASTGRVLDGDYPVQSIPWVPGLELSIDARLDTLSWLLLLVVGGVGALVLLYCSAYFSRDALGTGRFAAVLTAFAGAMIGLVTADDLLMLFVFWELTTVFSYLLIGHYADRKASRRAAMQAIVVTTAGGLAMLVGLIVLGVAAGTWRISEVVAAPPTGAAAVVAAVCLLAGAATKSALIPFHFWLPAAMAAPTPVSAYLHAAAMVKAGVYLVARFAPALADLPVWRWSVVLLGGGTLLLGGYRALRQHDLKLVLAFGTVSQLGLIVLLLGLGNQALALAGLALLGAHAMFKAALFLVVGAVDVATGTRDLRRLTGLWRTMPVTTVAGVLATASMIGLPVTTGYVAKEAALEGLWHDVTHGAGAVEQIAFVAVVVGSALTVAYGLRFAWGAFATKPVPADAASPTPVRRQAWLLVAPPAALAVLGVVLAFLPATGESLLAPQADLYPVGEPGHLVVWAGFTPVLAITAAVLAAGAWLFWQRARVERWQAAVPSPRGADLLYRRSMRRLDDLAADVTAFTQRGSLPFYLGIVLIVLAVAPGAVIASGLLRGTTVPVDVVPWDEPAQAAVVAIVVVASVLATRARRRLKAVLLVGVVGYANAALFLLHGAPDLALTQVLCETVTLVVMVLVMRRLPPYFTDRPLAGSRWVRLALAVTSGLAIMGLTIAAPLARVATPISVDFPREAVEFGGGHNIVNIILVDIRAWDTVGEISVLLVAATGVASLVFLRQRGGEVLRLSRAPDPQRSRSHDRTVWLAAGSTLAPERRSVMFEVVTRTIFHSMIVFGMFLLFSGHNAPGGGFAAGLMVGIALAVRYLAGGRYELGEALPVQPGLLLGTGLFLSAGVGLAALLLGHEVLESFIVDLTVPVLGKVHLVTSLFFDVGVMLVVVGLVLDLLRTLGAEIDRQGELSPRELAEAEVQR from the coding sequence GTGCTCCAACTGCTCATGCTCGTGTTCCTGCTGGCGCTCGCCGCGCCGGCTCTCGTGGCGTGGCTGGGGAGGCACGCCTTCTGGGTCCTGGCGCTCGGCCCCGCGGCCGCCGCCGGCTACGCCCTCGCCTCGACCGGCCGGGTCCTCGACGGTGACTACCCCGTGCAGAGCATCCCCTGGGTGCCCGGCCTGGAGCTGTCGATCGACGCCCGCCTCGACACCCTCTCCTGGCTCCTGCTGCTCGTCGTCGGCGGCGTCGGCGCCCTCGTGCTGCTGTACTGCTCCGCCTACTTCTCCCGCGACGCCCTGGGCACCGGCCGGTTCGCCGCCGTCCTGACCGCGTTCGCGGGCGCCATGATCGGCCTGGTCACCGCCGACGACCTGCTCATGCTGTTCGTCTTCTGGGAGCTGACCACCGTCTTCTCCTACCTGCTCATCGGTCACTACGCGGACCGCAAGGCGTCGCGTCGTGCGGCCATGCAGGCGATCGTCGTGACCACCGCGGGCGGCCTGGCGATGCTCGTCGGCCTCATCGTGCTCGGCGTCGCGGCGGGCACCTGGCGGATCTCCGAGGTGGTCGCCGCACCGCCCACGGGGGCCGCGGCCGTGGTCGCCGCCGTCTGCCTCCTCGCCGGCGCCGCGACGAAGTCCGCGCTCATCCCGTTCCACTTCTGGCTGCCCGCCGCGATGGCGGCCCCCACCCCGGTGTCCGCGTACCTGCACGCCGCCGCGATGGTGAAGGCCGGCGTGTACCTCGTCGCCCGGTTCGCGCCCGCGCTGGCCGACCTGCCCGTGTGGCGGTGGTCCGTGGTGCTCCTCGGTGGCGGCACCCTGCTGCTCGGCGGGTACCGGGCGCTGCGCCAGCACGACCTCAAGCTCGTCCTCGCGTTCGGCACCGTCTCCCAGCTCGGCCTCATCGTGCTGCTCCTCGGCCTGGGCAACCAGGCGCTCGCGCTGGCCGGGCTCGCGCTGCTCGGCGCGCACGCCATGTTCAAGGCGGCGCTGTTCCTCGTCGTCGGCGCCGTCGACGTCGCCACCGGCACCCGGGACCTGCGGCGCCTCACCGGGCTGTGGCGCACCATGCCCGTCACGACCGTCGCGGGCGTCCTCGCCACCGCGTCCATGATCGGCCTGCCCGTCACCACCGGGTACGTCGCCAAGGAGGCCGCGCTCGAAGGGCTGTGGCACGACGTCACCCACGGCGCCGGCGCCGTCGAGCAGATCGCGTTCGTCGCGGTCGTCGTCGGGTCCGCGCTCACCGTGGCCTACGGTCTGCGCTTCGCCTGGGGAGCGTTCGCCACCAAGCCGGTCCCCGCCGACGCGGCGTCGCCGACGCCGGTGCGTCGCCAGGCGTGGCTGCTCGTCGCGCCGCCCGCCGCCCTCGCGGTGCTGGGTGTCGTGCTGGCGTTCCTGCCCGCCACGGGGGAGTCGCTGCTCGCGCCGCAGGCCGACCTCTACCCCGTCGGGGAGCCGGGCCACCTCGTGGTCTGGGCCGGGTTCACGCCCGTCCTGGCGATCACCGCGGCCGTCCTCGCCGCGGGCGCGTGGCTGTTCTGGCAGCGCGCCCGGGTCGAGCGGTGGCAGGCCGCCGTGCCGTCCCCGCGTGGCGCGGACCTCCTCTACCGCCGCTCCATGCGGCGCCTCGACGACCTCGCCGCGGACGTCACCGCGTTCACCCAGCGCGGCTCCCTGCCGTTCTACCTCGGCATCGTCCTCATCGTGCTGGCCGTCGCGCCCGGCGCCGTCATCGCGTCCGGCCTGCTGCGCGGCACCACGGTGCCCGTGGACGTCGTGCCGTGGGACGAGCCCGCCCAGGCCGCCGTCGTCGCGATCGTCGTCGTCGCGTCCGTCCTCGCGACCCGCGCCCGGCGCCGCCTCAAGGCCGTCCTGCTGGTCGGCGTCGTGGGGTACGCCAACGCCGCCCTGTTCCTGCTGCACGGCGCCCCCGACCTCGCGCTCACGCAGGTGCTCTGCGAGACGGTGACCCTGGTCGTCATGGTGCTCGTCATGCGGCGCCTCCCGCCGTACTTCACCGACCGGCCGCTGGCGGGGAGCCGCTGGGTCCGCCTGGCCCTCGCGGTGACGTCGGGCCTGGCGATCATGGGCCTGACGATCGCCGCGCCGCTCGCGCGGGTCGCCACACCCATCAGCGTCGACTTCCCGCGCGAGGCCGTCGAGTTCGGCGGCGGGCACAACATCGTCAACATCATCCTCGTCGACATCCGCGCGTGGGACACCGTCGGGGAGATCTCCGTGCTGCTCGTCGCGGCCACGGGCGTCGCGTCCCTGGTGTTCCTGCGCCAGCGCGGCGGGGAGGTGCTGCGGTTGTCCCGCGCGCCCGACCCGCAACGCTCCCGCAGCCACGACCGCACCGTCTGGCTGGCCGCCGGCAGCACCCTCGCGCCGGAGCGCCGCTCGGTGATGTTCGAGGTCGTGACCCGCACGATCTTCCACTCGATGATCGTGTTCGGCATGTTCCTGCTGTTCAGCGGGCACAACGCGCCCGGCGGCGGGTTCGCCGCCGGCCTCATGGTGGGCATCGCGCTCGCCGTGCGCTACCTCGCGGGCGGCCGGTACGAGCTCGGCGAAGCCCTGCCCGTGCAACCCGGCCTGCTGCTCGGCACCGGCCTGTTCCTGTCCGCCGGGGTGGGGCTCGCCGCCCTGCTGCTCGGCCACGAGGTCCTGGAGAGCTTCATCGTCGACCTGACCGTCCCCGTGCTCGGCAAGGTCCACCTCGTGACGTCCCTGTTCTTCGACGTCGGCGTCATGCTCGTCGTCGTGGGGCTCGTCCTCGACCTGCTGCGCACGCTCGGCGCGGAGATCGACCGGCAGGGCGAGCTGTCGCCCCGCGAGCTCGCCGAGGCGGAGGTGCAGCGATGA
- a CDS encoding Na(+)/H(+) antiporter subunit C, producing MTVLQNTPSAVLVLAIGVLFGTGVYLLLERPLTRVLLGFILVSNAVNLMLLVAGGRAGASPIVGNSPADEPMADPLAQAMTLTAIVITLALTAFILALAYRSWQLHGHDEVADDVEDKRVARAAAANAPAFTDADAEETGQTLDEEAATVHDETVGDEDEEAAR from the coding sequence ATGACCGTCCTGCAGAACACGCCGTCGGCGGTGCTCGTCCTCGCGATCGGGGTGCTGTTCGGCACCGGGGTCTACCTGCTGCTCGAACGGCCGCTCACCCGCGTCCTGCTCGGGTTCATCCTCGTCAGCAACGCCGTCAACCTCATGCTGCTCGTCGCGGGCGGCCGGGCCGGTGCGTCCCCCATCGTGGGGAACTCGCCCGCGGACGAGCCGATGGCCGACCCGCTGGCGCAGGCCATGACGCTCACCGCGATCGTCATCACGCTCGCCCTGACGGCGTTCATCCTGGCGCTCGCCTACCGCTCGTGGCAGCTCCACGGGCACGACGAGGTCGCGGACGACGTCGAGGACAAGCGCGTCGCGCGCGCCGCGGCCGCCAACGCCCCGGCGTTCACCGACGCCGACGCCGAGGAGACGGGGCAGACCCTGGACGAGGAAGCCGCGACGGTGCACGACGAGACCGTCGGCGACGAGGACGAGGAGGCCGCGCGATGA
- a CDS encoding YbaY family lipoprotein → MTGPDERPGHLSGTVELDRDVAPPDDGVVHVAVLDVTRADAASVEVAGVDVATGGGHRLPFELPDVPSRPGHRYVVRAHWDPRGDREVQAGDQLTVVSVPVEPAHGASGVRVPLRQV, encoded by the coding sequence ATGACCGGACCCGACGAACGACCCGGACACCTCTCCGGCACCGTCGAGCTCGACCGCGACGTGGCCCCGCCCGACGACGGAGTGGTGCACGTCGCGGTCCTCGACGTCACCCGCGCGGACGCCGCGTCCGTGGAGGTCGCCGGCGTCGACGTCGCCACCGGGGGCGGGCACCGGCTGCCGTTCGAGCTCCCCGACGTCCCCTCACGACCCGGGCACCGCTACGTCGTGCGCGCCCACTGGGACCCGCGCGGCGACCGGGAGGTGCAGGCCGGGGACCAGCTCACGGTCGTCAGCGTCCCGGTCGAACCCGCGCACGGGGCGTCGGGCGTGCGCGTGCCGCTGCGACAGGTCTAG
- a CDS encoding Na+/H+ antiporter subunit D — translation MTDLIPGPETWNAATLVPLPVLVPLFAAGLTLALRRYATVQRTISVTALTITTLASAALVFFADAGPVVVDVGGWAAPVGVNLVADRLSALMLTVSGVMLLCVLLYSLGQGVPERDDVHGEARVGESIPVAIFHPTYLVLAAGVANAFLTGDLFNLYVGFEILLAASAVLLTLGGTAERIRAGSVYIVVTLMSSVVFLAAIALVYAATGTVNMAQLAERLPEIDPTVRTALQLLLLLAFGIKAAVFPLSFWLPDSYPTAPAPVTAVFAGLLTKIGVYAMLRTQVLLFPDNPAVDRLLLVVALLTMVIGILGAVAQNDVKRLLSFTLVSHIGYMVFGVALASEAGTAAAIFYVVHHISVQTALFLVVGLVEFRGGSTSLDRLGGLARLAPGLAVLFFVPALNLAGIPPLSGFLGKVGLLTEGVRDGSGLAWALVVGSVVTSLLTLYAVVKAWNKAFWQDAPEDVPEDVRLPRGMVLPAGALIAFGLAITVAAGPLYGYAERAAESSMDGTTYVDAVFPDGSDRGTGKSDEVADDAEVIP, via the coding sequence ATGACCGACCTCATCCCCGGTCCGGAGACCTGGAACGCGGCCACCCTGGTGCCGCTGCCCGTGCTGGTGCCTCTGTTCGCGGCGGGCCTGACGCTGGCGCTGCGCCGGTACGCCACCGTGCAGCGCACGATCAGCGTCACCGCGCTGACCATCACGACGCTCGCGTCGGCCGCGCTGGTGTTCTTCGCGGACGCCGGTCCCGTCGTCGTCGACGTCGGCGGCTGGGCCGCACCCGTGGGCGTCAACCTCGTCGCGGACCGGCTGTCCGCGCTGATGCTCACCGTCAGCGGCGTCATGCTGCTGTGCGTCCTGCTGTACTCCCTCGGTCAGGGCGTGCCGGAGCGCGACGACGTCCACGGCGAGGCACGCGTGGGGGAGTCGATCCCCGTCGCGATCTTCCACCCCACCTACCTGGTGCTGGCCGCCGGCGTCGCCAACGCGTTCCTCACGGGCGACCTGTTCAACCTGTACGTCGGGTTCGAGATCCTGCTGGCGGCGTCCGCGGTCCTGCTGACGCTCGGCGGGACGGCGGAACGCATCCGTGCCGGGTCGGTGTACATCGTCGTCACGCTGATGTCGTCGGTGGTGTTCCTCGCGGCGATCGCGCTGGTGTACGCCGCGACGGGCACCGTGAACATGGCGCAGCTCGCCGAGCGGCTGCCCGAGATCGACCCGACGGTCCGCACGGCGCTGCAGCTGCTGCTGCTGCTCGCGTTCGGCATCAAGGCCGCGGTGTTCCCGCTGTCGTTCTGGCTGCCGGACTCCTACCCGACGGCGCCGGCACCCGTCACGGCCGTGTTCGCGGGCCTGCTGACGAAGATCGGCGTCTACGCGATGCTGCGCACCCAGGTGCTGCTGTTCCCCGACAACCCGGCGGTGGACAGGCTGTTGCTGGTCGTGGCGCTGCTGACGATGGTCATCGGCATCCTGGGCGCGGTCGCGCAGAACGACGTGAAACGTCTGCTGTCGTTCACCCTGGTCAGTCACATCGGCTACATGGTGTTCGGCGTCGCCCTCGCCTCCGAGGCGGGCACGGCCGCGGCCATCTTCTACGTCGTGCACCACATCTCCGTCCAGACGGCGCTGTTCCTCGTCGTGGGGCTCGTGGAGTTCCGCGGCGGCTCGACGTCGCTCGACCGGCTCGGCGGGCTCGCGCGGCTCGCTCCCGGCCTCGCCGTGCTGTTCTTCGTCCCCGCGCTGAACCTCGCGGGCATCCCGCCGCTGTCCGGGTTCCTCGGCAAGGTGGGGCTGCTCACCGAGGGCGTGCGGGACGGCTCCGGGCTGGCGTGGGCGCTCGTCGTCGGGTCGGTCGTGACGTCGCTGCTCACGCTGTACGCCGTCGTCAAGGCGTGGAACAAGGCGTTCTGGCAGGACGCCCCCGAGGACGTCCCGGAGGACGTCAGGCTGCCCCGCGGCATGGTCCTGCCGGCGGGCGCCCTCATCGCGTTCGGCCTCGCGATCACCGTGGCCGCCGGTCCCCTGTACGGGTACGCGGAACGTGCCGCCGAGTCGTCCATGGACGGCACGACGTACGTCGACGCCGTGTTCCCCGACGGTTCCGACCGCGGCACCGGCAAGTCCGACGAGGTCGCCGACGACGCGGAGGTGATCCCGTGA
- a CDS encoding GAP family protein, with translation MELPVDLGGVDGAGPAALAGVLVVLALVDSTSFGTLLVPVWLLLTPGRVRAGRLLVYVGTVAVAYLAVGVLVLLAGTALLDRYGDLLDARPVLVVQLLAGVGLFAVSFRFDGKRARERAGAEGAAPGRLVRWRQRAMGVDATGGGAGALVGLALGAVAVEVASMLPYLAALGLLASSGLGTTASVGVLAAYCLVMVAPALLLLGGRLVAARAVDPLLRRVEAWLTRHAAEMTGWVLGVVGVLLALDALGRLDWA, from the coding sequence ATGGAACTCCCGGTGGACCTCGGTGGCGTGGACGGAGCGGGCCCGGCGGCGCTCGCGGGCGTGCTGGTGGTGCTCGCCCTGGTGGACTCGACGAGCTTCGGCACGCTGCTGGTGCCCGTGTGGCTGCTGCTGACGCCGGGCCGGGTGCGGGCGGGGCGGCTCCTGGTCTACGTGGGGACGGTCGCGGTCGCCTACCTGGCGGTGGGTGTGCTGGTGCTGCTCGCCGGCACGGCGCTGCTGGACCGGTACGGGGACCTGCTGGACGCGCGGCCGGTGCTGGTGGTCCAGCTGCTCGCGGGCGTCGGGCTGTTCGCGGTGAGCTTCCGGTTCGACGGGAAGCGGGCGCGGGAGCGGGCCGGGGCCGAGGGCGCGGCGCCGGGACGGCTCGTGCGGTGGCGGCAGCGGGCGATGGGCGTGGACGCGACCGGGGGCGGCGCGGGTGCGCTGGTGGGGCTGGCGCTGGGTGCGGTCGCGGTGGAGGTGGCCTCGATGCTGCCGTACCTGGCGGCGCTGGGGCTGCTCGCGTCCTCGGGCCTCGGCACGACGGCGTCGGTGGGGGTGCTCGCCGCGTACTGCCTGGTGATGGTCGCCCCGGCGCTGCTCCTGCTGGGCGGACGCCTCGTGGCCGCGCGGGCCGTCGACCCGCTGCTGCGGCGCGTCGAGGCATGGCTCACCCGTCATGCCGCGGAGATGACCGGCTGGGTGCTGGGCGTCGTTGGCGTCCTGCTGGCGCTGGACGCGCTGGGGCGCCTCGACTGGGCGTGA
- a CDS encoding response regulator, which translates to MTGPRVLLADDHAAIRAGLRMLLQDAGVVVVGEAADGDAAVTNARALRPDVVLMDLRMPGTDGIAATRTITAEGLADVLVLTTFDLDEYVDGALAAGAAGFLLKTAEPAALVDAVRRVAAGDGVLAPEVTRRVLARLVTRPPAVVDPEPGAVDRVAVLTDRERDVLAALGRGLSNQGVAADLTISEATAKTHVSRVLAKLGVTSRVQAAIVARDAGLA; encoded by the coding sequence ATGACAGGGCCGCGGGTGCTGCTCGCCGACGACCACGCCGCCATCCGCGCCGGGCTGCGGATGCTGCTCCAGGACGCCGGGGTCGTCGTCGTCGGGGAGGCCGCGGACGGCGACGCCGCGGTGACGAACGCCCGCGCCCTGCGCCCCGACGTCGTCCTCATGGACCTGCGGATGCCCGGGACGGACGGGATCGCCGCGACCCGCACGATCACCGCCGAAGGGCTGGCGGACGTCCTCGTGCTGACGACGTTCGACCTGGACGAGTACGTCGACGGCGCCCTCGCGGCGGGCGCGGCGGGGTTCCTGCTCAAGACGGCCGAGCCGGCCGCCCTGGTGGACGCGGTGCGGCGCGTCGCCGCGGGCGACGGTGTGCTGGCGCCCGAGGTGACACGGCGCGTCCTCGCCCGGCTCGTGACCCGGCCGCCCGCCGTCGTCGACCCGGAGCCCGGGGCCGTCGACCGGGTCGCGGTCCTCACCGACCGGGAGCGCGACGTCCTCGCGGCGCTCGGGCGGGGGCTGTCCAACCAGGGGGTCGCGGCCGACCTCACGATCAGCGAGGCGACGGCGAAGACCCACGTGTCCCGGGTCCTGGCCAAGCTGGGCGTGACGTCCCGCGTGCAGGCCGCGATCGTCGCGCGCGACGCCGGGCTCGCCTGA